The Spinacia oleracea cultivar Varoflay chromosome 2, BTI_SOV_V1, whole genome shotgun sequence DNA segment ttaattttttaaatgacaAACATAACtatccactactacaaaattgTTAATAACCAACGTTCATACACAACCgttttaatttatgatttttatcttatttagggttttaattctaCTACTTCCAACCAATGTAGGCACCAGAGACCTAATCATCCATATTTGTTCTTGAGAGAAGTGACCGTCTTATTCGTCTTACAGTAACCAAGTCACACAGTAAAAAACTGTTTTGCACAGTAAGAAAACTCTTATTTCGCCGGAAAGGATGGTCTTCTGCTAAGAATGGGCAATGGCGATCGAACCAAGTTTGCTTCTTACCATTTGTGAGCGTAAAAGCCTTTGTATGCTCCATGCAATACGGGCATGCTAACTTACCAGCGGTACTCCAACCAGATAACATTCCGTAAGCAGGAAAGTCGCTAATAGTCCAATGTAACATAGCCCTCATCTGGAAGTTTTGCTTTTTAGAGACATCATAAGTTGGCACCCCTAACTCCCATAACATTTTCAACTCATCAATGAGAGGTTGTAAAAAGACATCTAGATTCCCTTTAGGACTTTTTGGACCTGGAATAATCAAACTTAAGAATGTGAATGGTTTTTTCATGCATAATCCTGGAGGCAGATTATAAGGGGTTAGCATAACGGGCCAACACGAATACTGCTTTCCTGACTTTCCAAAAGGAGAAAACCCGTCAGTACAAAGGCCAAGTCGAACATTTTGTGGCTCTTCAGCAAAAGATGGAAAAGATTCATCAAAGTGTTTCCATGCTTCACCATCACTTGGATGAGACATTACCCCTTCCACTCGAGGATTTTCTGCATGCCATCTCATTTGTTCCGCCGTGGACTTTGTGGCATATAACCTTTGCAGCCTTGGAGCAATGGGCAAGTAAAACAACACTTTTCTCAGACTTCTTTTGCTTTTTGACCTTGAAGTCTTATATCGATTTGCTTTACAAATAAGACATTCATTAAGATCTTTATGCTCCTTCCAAAACAACATACATCCATTAGGACATACATCTATCCTATGGTGAGGCAGCTCAAGTCCATCAAGCAACTTTCGAGTTCTGGAGAAAGTGTCTGTCATGTAGTTAATTTCAGGACAAATTTCCTTTACCAACGATGCAACATCGTCTATGGCTTTATTTGGCATGTTGTACTCACATTTGAGGTTAGTTATCCTTGCGGCAACAGATAACAAAGACAACTTGCAGCCATCGTATAAAGGTTCCTCGGCAGCTTTGAGCATGTCAAAGAACTTCTTGTACTCAGGAAGTGGTTCTTCGACATCAATTGATTCTTCAAATGCCAATTCCAAATGGTGATCATGTCTAAATGCATCTAAAACCATGCTCTTATATGGATTAGATGTCTCTCCGACAGTGGTGAACCCACTAGTTGGAATCTCATTGTCAAAATCATCTTCCCCGTGGAAAGTCCACTTGTGGTAGTTAGGTCGGAACCCATTTTGATAAAGATGGAACTTTACAACATCGGGATCCAAATACGGAACATTTCGACATTTTGCACAAGGGCATTTCAATAGCCCGTCAATCATAACATTTTCTtgcttacaagaaaattcaataAACTCGTCGACTTTTTCCGCATAAGTAGAACTAAGAAAATTTCCATTTACTCTATTATACATCCATTCACGATCTATCATTGTTCTCTTCGTTCTACTGCAAAATTACTTTCACATTAGTTTATTTTCTTATGTCATTTCACTACATAAACCTAAGCAATCACTAATAAGTAAGAATAATATTTTAGAATAAGAAAATCGGAAAAGAAAATCGATAATAAAAccatagaaaaaaaatataatatatcattccatttaaagaaataaaataaaaacagaatCTCGTTTTCCATACACATGACAATATATTCACTCTTAGAACCAAAAAGGGGGGGGGGATTCTACACATGACAATATATGCGTCACATACCATATAAGTTACTATTTCTAAACTCCAATTAGACTGTACTAAACAAATCCCAAACTGAAACAAATCCCAAACTGAGATAATTCACAAGAAAATATTCAACAACATAGACAAAGGCACTATCAATTGAGTCATCAGTTTCCATCCTACTCTTTCGAGTGACTCCATAAAACCCATTGAAACAGATTGCATTTTATTATTGTCTGTACCTTAAAAAACAGAATCATATCTGATTTCTGGGATAATTCATATTGAATCAAACGATTTGGATTCTTTGTAGACCCAACTCTGAAACTGTGACTTGTACAGTTTGCTCAGTGGCGAATCTTAGGCAGTTAGACTAAAAGCAAAGGGGCTAATGTTCGGTACTAACCTCTAACTCAAAAGTTAAACACATAATGATCAGGCTCGAACCTGAAACCAAACACAATGGCTTTCTAACTGAATGTACAACCAATCCAAACATCCTGTTTACTACCTCTATTATGTCATAAGGAGagcaaaatattattttttaaaatataaaaaagaagaaaCATATTGTGTCACTTTCTTAAAAAAAGAAGAAACATCCATATCACTGTATAGGTAGTTTCTAATCCTACAGCACCTGTCAAACTGCACTGTATTATCCTAGGCATGCCGTATTAATTCATGCTCCCTCTAACAACAACTGAAACTGTAAATTGTCATACCATTCATAACGCACAGAGTACTCTTGATCAATcttgattctagttaaattacaAAATGTTCTATGCTTGCTTAGACAAATAAAAACTGTTCTCTGCTTGCTTAGACAAATAAAAACGATTAATAGTAATTCAATAATTCCGCAGAGAAAAAATCTCTGCATCTGAATATTCCGGAGAGAAAAAATCTCAAGTTCCAGGAAAGAGTTCTAATTCCCAACAAATAATtcattaaaataaaacatcTAAAAGCAAGGAAATTCAGATGCAGAGATGAGATGAGCATTTATCAAGCTGACTCAACCCACACTTTGCAGGCTTGAGCTCAAATAAGTAAGTTTGAGCTCCATGGGCATCAAAAGCCTTATCCAGGGATTTCTGaatttctcttttgtttttccgtTTGATTTATTAGAAATTTAGAATCTAAAAGCTACTGAAATCTCACAGACAATGCTTACTCCAAAACCAATTACTCTACACAGCCAAAATATACAATTACattatcaacaagacaacaatAGTTCAAAATTCACTGGCAAATTGAACAAACACCAAACTGACTctctttcttcaatttttcttcaaaatcaaacaaaactaCACTAGAAATTGTTGAAAATCGTTAAGCTAATTCGCAACTAGAGACCACAAAACGCATAGGAAAATACATCAAACGATACACTtatctaaaaaaattcaatcaatcGGAGAAATTACAAATATGATAAAGAAATCGATTGCATAAAAgagaatttcatccaaaattatCTTAGTAAGAATGAGGCATACCTTAAGAACAAAAAGAATGAGCAATATGCACCAAACCCTAACACGAAGCTCAGAGGAGAGAGGGGGCGGCGTGAAAATACCCACCAGAATCGTGGGTGTTCGAGGAGAGAG contains these protein-coding regions:
- the LOC110805968 gene encoding uncharacterized protein isoform X2 is translated as MIDREWMYNRVNGNFLSSTYAEKVDEFIEFSCKQENVMIDGLLKCPCAKCRNVPYLDPDVVKFHLYQNGFRPNYHKWTFHGEDDFDNEIPTSGFTTVGETSNPYKSMVLDAFRHDHHLELAFEESIDVEEPLPEYKKFFDMLKAAEEPLYDGCKLSLLSVAARITNLKCEYNMPNKAIDDVASLVKEICPEINYMTDTFSRTRKLLDGLELPHHRIDVCPNGCMLFWKEHKDLNECLICKANRYKTSRSKSKRSLRKVLFYLPIAPRLQRLYATKSTAEQMRWHAENPRVEGVMSHPSDGEAWKHFDESFPSFAEEPQNVRLGLCTDGFSPFGKSGKQYSCWPVMLTPYNLPPGLCMKKPFTFLSLIIPGPKSPKGNLDVFLQPLIDELKMLWELGVPTYDVSKKQNFQMRAMLHWTISDFPAYGMLSGWSTAGKLACPYCMEHTKAFTLTNA
- the LOC110805968 gene encoding uncharacterized protein isoform X1; amino-acid sequence: MIDREWMYNRVNGNFLSSTYAEKVDEFIEFSCKQENVMIDGLLKCPCAKCRNVPYLDPDVVKFHLYQNGFRPNYHKWTFHGEDDFDNEIPTSGFTTVGETSNPYKSMVLDAFRHDHHLELAFEESIDVEEPLPEYKKFFDMLKAAEEPLYDGCKLSLLSVAARITNLKCEYNMPNKAIDDVASLVKEICPEINYMTDTFSRTRKLLDGLELPHHRIDVCPNGCMLFWKEHKDLNECLICKANRYKTSRSKSKRSLRKVLFYLPIAPRLQRLYATKSTAEQMRWHAENPRVEGVMSHPSDGEAWKHFDESFPSFAEEPQNVRLGLCTDGFSPFGKSGKQYSCWPVMLTPYNLPPGLCMKKPFTFLSLIIPGPKSPKGNLDVFLQPLIDELKMLWELGVPTYDVSKKQNFQMRAMLHWTISDFPAYGMLSGWSTAGKLACPYCMEHTKAFTLTNGKKQTWFDRHCPFLAEDHPFRRNKSFLTVQNSFLLCDLVTVRRIRRSLLSRTNMDD